Below is a window of Flavobacterium sp. CFS9 DNA.
GAATTGGGCAGCCATTTTAATTCGTTTATATCGATATCTTTTTGAGCCAAAATGCTCGAGCAAACAAAAAGAAGCAATAGGAAGTGTTTTTTAATCATGGTTTATTTGGTATTTAATAGCTGTTCTATTTCTTCAATTTCAATAGGCATATCTTCGGTTAAATTGATGTTTCCGTCTTCGGTTAACAAATAATCATTTTCCAGTCGACAGCCGATTCCTTCTTCCCGAATATAAATTCCGGGCTCGCAGGTCAACACCATTCCTTTTTCAAAAGGTTTGGAATACAATCCTACATCATGAACATCCAGTCCCACAAAATGAGCCGTTCCGTGCATGAAGTATTTTTTGTACACCGGATTTTCAGGATCTTGTGCTTCAATTTCTTCTAAAGTTATCAGACCTAATTTTACCAGCTCGGTTTCCACCAGGCTTGCCATCTGTAATTCGTAATCTTTAGATAAAACTCCCGGTTTTAAAAATTTAGATCCTTCTTTCAAACAATGTAAAACCGATTGGTAAACTTCTTTCTGACGAGCAGAAAATTTTCCGTTTATCGGAAGACAGCGCGTAGTGTCAGAATTGTAATTGCCATAACAAACCCCAAAATCGACCAAAAGCATATCGCCGTCCTGACAAACCGAATCATTGGTATTGTAATGTAAGACACAGGCATTCTTACCCGAAGCTATAATAGGTTTGAAAGCATGGCGATTTCCTCCGTTTCTGATATAATGGTACGCCAATTCAGCCTCCAGTTCGTATTCTTTTACATTGGGTTTTACCGCTTTTATCAATGCTTTGAATCCTTCGATACTTATTGCCACCGCTTTTCGGATCAAAGCAATTTCTTCTGCTGATTTTACCGGACGCAGTTCTCTTGTTATTTTGGCCACACGCTCGTATTGATGCAGTGGATATTTTTGTTTGCACCACTGAATCATTCGATCCTGACGGGTATTCATTTCCGAAGTTATTCTTTTAATGTGCTCGTTGTGCCCCAGATAAATGGTATCGGCCTCAAAGGCAAATAGCTGTAGGGCTTTTTCAAATTCGTGCAGCCATTTTACATTTTTAATTCCGGAAAGCGCCGTAACTTTTTCTTTGGTCAGGAAATCTCCGTCCCAGATTAACGTATGTTCACTGACTTCTTTTACAAATAAAATTGCTCTGTTTTCTTCTTTAAAAGCATCGGGATAAAGTACCAAAATGGTTTCGTCCTGCTCAATTCCGGACAGATAAAACAAATCATTATTTTGTGCAAAACCCATGACATCATCTGTATTATTGGGCATCACATCGTTTGAAGCAAGAATTGCCAAACTGTTAGTCTGCATTTTTTCGACAAACCTCTTACGGTTATTTTCAAATAAAGAAGCCGGAATTGAATCGTATCTCATAGTTTATAATTGAAACATTTTAGTGTCAACAGAAATTGTTTTGCCTGAAATAATCTCTGTGATTATCTTTCCGGTTGCCGGTGCAAGGCTTAAGCCCATCATCGCATGTCCGGTGGCGAAAGTCAAATTTACAACTTTTTTGGCACGGGTAATGATTGGCATTCCGGAAGGTGTACAAGGTCTGAAACCAAACCAGGTATCCTTGTTTTCAGGCATTCCTACCTGCATTTCGGGATAAAATTCATTGATACTGTTTATGATTCCCTGCAATCTGTTCTTATTAATTTTGGTATCTCCGGTGTGGGTAATTTCCATAGTTCCCCCAAAACGAATATCATTGTTCATAGGGGTTACAGCTACTTTTCCTTCGCATAAAATCGAAGGAATGGAAGGTTTATGATCCTGATCCTTCAATGTGAAACTGTATCCTTTTCCCGGTAAAATAGAAACTGAAATTCCCAGTTTTTTAGCCAGTGAAGGGCTCCACGAACCGGCTGCCAGTACCACTTCATCTGTGGCAAATGTACCTTTGTCGGTTACTACTTTTGTAATTTTATGATGATCGAAAGTAAAATCCTGTACTGTTGTACCGGAATGAATTTCTACTTTTAAGCGCTTTAATTCTTCTTTGATAAACTGCATGAATTTTTGTGGGTACAAATGAGCATCGCCTTTGTAGTGTATCCCACCTAAAATATCGGTTTTAGTACCGTTCTCCAATTTTGCAACAGCTGCCGCAGAAAGGTAATCTACTTTTAAACCCAATTTTTCGGCTTCTCGTCCTTCATGAAACATTTCATGGGCCACTTTATCGGTTTTGTACAACATTAGAAGTCCTTTTTCTTCGTAGAAAAAAGAATTGTTTTCTTTCGCAAAATCCTGATATAATTCTTTACTCAACAATGACAAATCACGCAATGCAGGCATCGCATTTGCAACGTGTTTCTCATTGGCATGTTTGTAAAACTGCAGCCCCCATTTCATCAGATTGGCATCTAATCTCGGTTTTACATAAAACGGACTCTGACTGTCGAACATCCATTTGATTCCCTGAGCAATCATACCGGGCTGTGCCAGCGGAATAATATGCGAAGGAACAATCATACCGGCATTTCCATAAGAACAGCCATCATCCATAGGAGACTGATCAAAAATGGTTACCTCATATCCTTCTTTAGCCAGATAATAAGCGGTACACAAACCTATTATACCTCCTCCAATTATACTTACTCTTTTCATTTCTACGGAATTAAAAAATTCATTGAAGAAGAATCTCATCCTCCTTCAATGAATCTAAATTTTTAATATTTTTTAAATTACCTGAAAACCATGAGCATACGGATCATTCTCTTCATCGATAATGATGGTATTGTAACCGTATACTTTTGCCCAGCCCTGAATACTTGGTACAATCGCGGGAATTTCTCCAATTGAAGTTTCCTCTACCACTTTTCCAATAAACTTACTGCCAATATAACTTTCGTGAATAAAATCTTCTCCTGCTTTCAGTTTTCCTTTGGCATGCAGCTGCGCAATTCGTGCCGATGTTCCGGTACCGCAAGGAGAACGATCGATAGCTTTGTCTCCGTAGAAAACAGCATTTCGTCCTGATGATGTTGGATCTAAAGGCTCTCCTGTCCACAACATATGACTGACATCACGAATGGTATCATTTTCCGGATGGATAAAATAGTCCGGATATTTGGCATTAATTCTTTTGCGGACTTCCTGACTCAACTGGATAATTTTACCGGCGGAGAAATTCTGAATTCCTGAGAAATTTTTTTGTGGATCTACAATCGCATAATAGTTTCCTCCGTATGCTACATCAAAAGTAATTTCTCCCAGTTCCGGACAATCAATAGTTAATCCTTCTGCTGCCAAATACGATTTTACATTGGTCAGACGTACCCAGTCGACTTTATTTCCGGTTTGCTGGTACTCGATATTCACAAGACCGGCAGGAGCTTCCATTCTTATTTTCCCAGGTATTTTTGGGGTAATCAAACCTTCTTCAATGGCAATGGTAATGGTACCAATCGTTCCGTGACCGCACATGGGCAGACAACCGGAAGTTTCGATAAACAAAATTCCAAAATCATTGGCAGGATCACTTGGCGGATATAAAATACTGCCGCTCATCATATCATGTCCGCGAGGTTCAAACATTAATCCTTTGCGGATCCAGTCAAATTCTTTTAAAAAATGCTGGCGTTTTTCGCTCATGTTAGCCCCCGTCAAATTAGGCCCGCCACCTGCCACCACTCTCACAGGATTCCCGCAAGTGTGTGCATCTACACAAAAAAAAGTTTTCCTTGTCATTTATGATATCTGGGATTTTGTTTGAATATTATTTAAGGTTCTTAAAATCTGTAATGGATTTTCGTTCTGCAATTCTGCAGGTAATAATTCATTTGGCCAGTTTTGGTAACTAAACGGTCGAACCCAACGATAAACGGCATGGATTCCAACAGCAGTAAATCTCGAATCGGAAGAAGCCGGATAAGGGCCTCCGTGAATCATCGAAGGGCAAACTTCAACTCCCGTAGGAACTCCATTAAAAATCAATCGTCCCACTTTACTCTGCATCGCTGCTATCAATTCGTCCTGATTTTTCAATTCCTCAGACTCCCCAATAATGGTTCCTGTTAACTGTCCGTCCAATTGATTGATGATGGTCAGTAATTGTTGTTCATCATCACATTGCACCAGTACCGATACAGGTCCGAAAACCTCATGACTTAAGACTTTATTCTCTAAAAAAGTTTTCCCGTCTACGGTCAACACTTTCTGTACTCCGTAATTTGATGCCGCTTCACCTTTATATTCTGCAATTTTAGCGACTCCTTTCTGTGCCAGCATTGTTGCTGATCCTTCTTCAAAACCATTCTTCATGGAAGGATGCAGCATACAAAACGGTTCTATTTTTTCAATAGCCTCTGTCAATTCTTCTGAAAACTTATTCAATTCAGCCCCCTTAATTCCAAACAGTAATCCGGGATTGGTACAAAACTGACCTGCTCCAAGCGTGATAGATCCCGCATAAGCCGCAGCCCACTTTTGACTGTTTACCTCTACTGCTTTCGGCAAAAGAACCACAGGATTTACACTCCCCATCTCGGCAAAAACCGGAATGGGTTCCGGGCGCTGTGCTGCCAGATCAAATAAGGCTCTTCCGGCGCGAATGCTTCCGGTAAAACCAACTGCTTTCACCAATGGATGTTTCACCAGTGCCGTACCAAGAGTTGTTCCTCCACCAATAAGATTGGAGAAAACACCTTCCGGCATATTTGTTTTTTGTGCTGCTTTTATAATAGCCGAAGCAACCATTTCACCTGTTCCCACATGCATCGAGTGACTTTTTACAATCACAGGACAACCCGCCGCTAATGCTGAAGCGGTATCTCCTCCAGCTGTTGAAAAGGCAAACGGAAAATTACTTGACCCAAAAACCACCACCGGACCAAGGGGTACCAAAATTTTACGCAAATCTTCTTTTGGCGCAGGAACCCTGTCTGTTATTGCAGTATCAATTGCAGCCTGAACCCAGCTCCCTTCAATGAGCATTTGGGCAAACGCGCGTAGCTGACCAACCATTCTTCCGCGCTCCCCCTCTGCTCTGCCCATTGGAAAGCCGGATTCACTGCAATACTGAACTAACAAATCATTTCCTAAAGCTACGATTTCGTCAGCGATAGCATTTAAAAAACCTGCTCTTTCTAAACCGGAACATTTTTTATACGTTCCAAATGCCTGATGAGCCAAAGCAACTGCTTCTTCAATTTCTTCATGAGTTGCTTCTGTAAAAACCCAGGGATTTTCGACATTCTGCTGCGGATTAAATGTTTTAAATGTTTTATTTCCGGCAGCTTTGAGTGTGCTTCCCACGTAATTTTTTCCTGTAATCATATTTCTTTTTTGTTGTTTGAATAAATACTTTACAATTCTAAGAGTCTATTTAAAATCTAAACAGACTCTTAAAGAAGAAATTTGTAAAACCAATTGTATTAGCCTACATACTGTTCTAAGTTTTTATAATCAGGCAAAGTTGGTCTTGATGCTAAGGATTTGGCAATAATATCTAAAACTTTTTCTCTTTCAGCTCCCTGAAGCGGTAATCTTGGCGCACGAACATATTCTGTCCCGATACCTGTTGCTACTTCTGCAAGCTTAATATTTTGTACTAAAAATGAATTAATGTCTAATTCTAATAAAGGAAGGAACCATCTGTATATTTTCAAAGCCTCATCAATTCTGCCGGCTTTGGCTAATTTATATATCGCCACAGTTTCTTTTGGAAAAGCACATACCAGACCTGAAACCCATCCGTCAGACCCCATCAGTAAACTTTCTAAAGCCAGAGTATCTACTCCTGATAAAATCTTTAATCGGTCACCGAAACGGTTAATCATTCTGGTTACATTCGAAATATCTCTTGTGGATTCTTTTACTGCCTGAATGTTGTCAAATTTCAACAGTTCTTCAAACATATCCAGTGTAACTTCAATTTTATAATCTACCGGATTATTGTATATCATTATGGGAAGTGATGTGTTTTTTGCAACTTCAGAAAAGTACGTTACCGTTTCAAAATCAGAAGCTTTGTAACGCATTGGAGGCAACATCATTAAACCTTTTGCTCCATCTTGTTCGGCTTTATTGGCAGCTAAAATTGCAGCACGTGTGGTTTGCTCTGCAATATTCATAATTACCGGTACCTGATTGTTTACCAGACTAACCGTATTTTTTACCAATTCTCTTCTTTCATCTTCTAAAAGGGTGCTGGCTTCTCCTAATGTTCCGCCCAGAATTATTCCTTCAACACCTGCCTCTAATTGTGCTTGCAAGTTAACTTCAAACATTCTGAAGTCTAATTTATCATCTGCAGTAAATTTGGTTGTTACTGCCGGCATAACGCCTTTCCATTGAATACTCATAATATCGATTTTAATTAAAACCAAAATTATTTATATTGAACAAAGCAAGAGGCTTAAAAATTACCCCAAAACAATACTATATTACCCTATATAAAACAATTACACAAAAAACCAATTAATATATTGCTATTTTTTTGACAAAATAAAATATATTTGAATGAACTAACCTTGACCAACCATGAAAGTTTTTCCATTTAAAATCCCTAAATCGGGAGAAGATCCTCTTATATATCAGGAGGATAGAGAGATTGTTTTTTACGACAAACTCCATCAACACGAAGAAATACAAATTAGTTTTATCGAAAAAGGACAGGGTGCCATTTTTGCCGGAGATACCATCTCGCATTACCGCGAAGGCGATATCTTAATGATTGGAAGCAATTTACCTCATGTTTTCAGAAGTGAAGTATACGACAATGAGTCTTCCATTATGCGTACTTTATTCTTTAC
It encodes the following:
- a CDS encoding aminopeptidase P family protein; the protein is MRYDSIPASLFENNRKRFVEKMQTNSLAILASNDVMPNNTDDVMGFAQNNDLFYLSGIEQDETILVLYPDAFKEENRAILFVKEVSEHTLIWDGDFLTKEKVTALSGIKNVKWLHEFEKALQLFAFEADTIYLGHNEHIKRITSEMNTRQDRMIQWCKQKYPLHQYERVAKITRELRPVKSAEEIALIRKAVAISIEGFKALIKAVKPNVKEYELEAELAYHYIRNGGNRHAFKPIIASGKNACVLHYNTNDSVCQDGDMLLVDFGVCYGNYNSDTTRCLPINGKFSARQKEVYQSVLHCLKEGSKFLKPGVLSKDYELQMASLVETELVKLGLITLEEIEAQDPENPVYKKYFMHGTAHFVGLDVHDVGLYSKPFEKGMVLTCEPGIYIREEGIGCRLENDYLLTEDGNINLTEDMPIEIEEIEQLLNTK
- a CDS encoding NAD(P)/FAD-dependent oxidoreductase codes for the protein MKRVSIIGGGIIGLCTAYYLAKEGYEVTIFDQSPMDDGCSYGNAGMIVPSHIIPLAQPGMIAQGIKWMFDSQSPFYVKPRLDANLMKWGLQFYKHANEKHVANAMPALRDLSLLSKELYQDFAKENNSFFYEEKGLLMLYKTDKVAHEMFHEGREAEKLGLKVDYLSAAAVAKLENGTKTDILGGIHYKGDAHLYPQKFMQFIKEELKRLKVEIHSGTTVQDFTFDHHKITKVVTDKGTFATDEVVLAAGSWSPSLAKKLGISVSILPGKGYSFTLKDQDHKPSIPSILCEGKVAVTPMNNDIRFGGTMEITHTGDTKINKNRLQGIINSINEFYPEMQVGMPENKDTWFGFRPCTPSGMPIITRAKKVVNLTFATGHAMMGLSLAPATGKIITEIISGKTISVDTKMFQL
- a CDS encoding 4-hydroxyproline epimerase produces the protein MTRKTFFCVDAHTCGNPVRVVAGGGPNLTGANMSEKRQHFLKEFDWIRKGLMFEPRGHDMMSGSILYPPSDPANDFGILFIETSGCLPMCGHGTIGTITIAIEEGLITPKIPGKIRMEAPAGLVNIEYQQTGNKVDWVRLTNVKSYLAAEGLTIDCPELGEITFDVAYGGNYYAIVDPQKNFSGIQNFSAGKIIQLSQEVRKRINAKYPDYFIHPENDTIRDVSHMLWTGEPLDPTSSGRNAVFYGDKAIDRSPCGTGTSARIAQLHAKGKLKAGEDFIHESYIGSKFIGKVVEETSIGEIPAIVPSIQGWAKVYGYNTIIIDEENDPYAHGFQVI
- a CDS encoding aldehyde dehydrogenase (NADP(+)); translation: MITGKNYVGSTLKAAGNKTFKTFNPQQNVENPWVFTEATHEEIEEAVALAHQAFGTYKKCSGLERAGFLNAIADEIVALGNDLLVQYCSESGFPMGRAEGERGRMVGQLRAFAQMLIEGSWVQAAIDTAITDRVPAPKEDLRKILVPLGPVVVFGSSNFPFAFSTAGGDTASALAAGCPVIVKSHSMHVGTGEMVASAIIKAAQKTNMPEGVFSNLIGGGTTLGTALVKHPLVKAVGFTGSIRAGRALFDLAAQRPEPIPVFAEMGSVNPVVLLPKAVEVNSQKWAAAYAGSITLGAGQFCTNPGLLFGIKGAELNKFSEELTEAIEKIEPFCMLHPSMKNGFEEGSATMLAQKGVAKIAEYKGEAASNYGVQKVLTVDGKTFLENKVLSHEVFGPVSVLVQCDDEQQLLTIINQLDGQLTGTIIGESEELKNQDELIAAMQSKVGRLIFNGVPTGVEVCPSMIHGGPYPASSDSRFTAVGIHAVYRWVRPFSYQNWPNELLPAELQNENPLQILRTLNNIQTKSQIS
- a CDS encoding dihydrodipicolinate synthase family protein, whose protein sequence is MSIQWKGVMPAVTTKFTADDKLDFRMFEVNLQAQLEAGVEGIILGGTLGEASTLLEDERRELVKNTVSLVNNQVPVIMNIAEQTTRAAILAANKAEQDGAKGLMMLPPMRYKASDFETVTYFSEVAKNTSLPIMIYNNPVDYKIEVTLDMFEELLKFDNIQAVKESTRDISNVTRMINRFGDRLKILSGVDTLALESLLMGSDGWVSGLVCAFPKETVAIYKLAKAGRIDEALKIYRWFLPLLELDINSFLVQNIKLAEVATGIGTEYVRAPRLPLQGAEREKVLDIIAKSLASRPTLPDYKNLEQYVG